The Agreia sp. COWG nucleotide sequence GCCTTTCAGGATCTGCTTGGTGCCCTGCTCGGTCTCCACGCTCACGTGGAGATCGTGGATCTCAAGATTCGACATGACTACACAATCTCTTTCGTTTTGGTCGGGTCGATGTAGACCTCGCCATCGATGATGGTGAGCTCGTACACCGGAACAGGCTCGAAGGCCGGAAGGGTGAGCGGCTTGCCGCTGGTGAGTGAGAACTTTGAGCCGTGGGCCCAGCACTCGAGTGTGTCGGAATCGACGAAACCCTCGGCGAGCGAGATGTCGCCGTGGGTGCAGGTGTCGCCGATGGCGTGGCACTCGCCAGACGAATCTTTGACCAGTGCGATCGCGACGCCGTCGATGACAACACGCACCGCCTCGTTCTCGGTCAGGTCGGATACGTTGCAGATGAGTTCGGAGGCCACGA carries:
- a CDS encoding non-heme iron oxygenase ferredoxin subunit produces the protein MASELICNVSDLTENEAVRVVIDGVAIALVKDSSGECHAIGDTCTHGDISLAEGFVDSDTLECWAHGSKFSLTSGKPLTLPAFEPVPVYELTIIDGEVYIDPTKTKEIV